DNA from Aphis gossypii isolate Hap1 chromosome 3, ASM2018417v2, whole genome shotgun sequence:
catattttatgtatataaaattaaatattattttatacttttgccAACTATgttcaattttcttttattaagttcaagtaacaattttgtatgatccgcttctttttgtttttgtatcttCATAGCTTTTCTTTTTTCCATCTCCGCAATTTTctaatcattttaaacattttaaaaatactaaacagcctcaactataaattattcaaatttacttTAGATTTGAAagcttctttttttatttttataacattatcatcTCCTGGTACaagttctaaatatttatcacaaaaGTTTGAACATTTATCAAACTCTTTTAACTGAACACAACAATTGATTGCCCTCAGTATGGTTTTTTCATAGTCTGCTTTTAATTTGAGCGCTTGTTCAGCAGCTGTCAAACTTgatctaaacattttaatttgaaagaaatgtattatatttcaattatatttattagacactaatttcaataacttacctaaaattttttaaaaaataatgtgaagCAGACATATTGTTGAACATTTGAGCACGGAGCTCatcattttgaaaatctaattttagtCCTTCTTGGTATGACAATATagccaatttatatttacgacacttaaaattgaaattcccGTCGTCTTTATGTTTAGTAGCCAACTCTTCTGGAGTGTTATCATCTGGATCATATCGAAGATTTTGCAGACCCTCAACTAAAGGAGATGGTTGGTCTTCTGGTTCAGGAGGTTTAGTCATAAAAAATGGGTGCTTTTCCATTTCCTATGGAAAAATCAAAActacacataattataaacatgattaaatgataattaagtagatatttacacaaattagATTTCTAGAAATTAGAATAAACACTGATAATCATCACCTCGCGCCATGTCTCCTCTTTCCAACCATCTTTATACGGTGTTTTCTGTAGATtgtctataaaattatctaaatctTTATCGAGGTGGCTGGCAAGTTCTGCACGTTCTTCATCTGTCATTGGTTGCTTAGAGTCACCCGTTcctctaaaaacaaataatattgacaaaattacaaagtatattacatgaataataataaataagtactatAATCATCTAAGCTACACACAATATACAACTATCTATCAGTTCTatcttatgatataaaaacaatttaataaaaacatataatgaacatacttcaatatattttccattttcgTATTGAAAAATGACGTCTATTCAAATGATTTCAAATAGTAAGATgatccattaaaaaataaaaagtttgaataaaaaataagaatagttaacaaaaattgaaattcaaaaatgtgttattaaaataaatattatttactcgtGATAATGTGatgttatcaaatattatcacttatcaaaattcttaatttctccatgaatttttaaaaacccgggctcaaaatatttatttaaatttattttctttgattaaatcaattaagatacttaaaatcaaaaatataaaacaatagtgaccatttaagttttactaattaagactgaaaacaaaaaattaacatttttaatatgaatcggaactatgtaataattcataatgtatgattttattttttttttttacatatatgatAAGTACCTAACCAAGAAAAAGCATACATGTCATATTCAATTTGGTGgatggttttaaataacaaattggaagttatagtttaaagaaattaaaatttcgagatattcttttaaaataacagaaaaaattttttcacaaactcaatttttgtcaaagttgattatgtttttattaaatgtaggtaaGTCGAAAACGCGCAGAACTGTTGACCCTTGAAATTTTTtgctgaaaatatataatgattagggcttagattttaaagcatattaaaaaaaactaaaaatgcaaaagagaagtaggtaagtatatttatttttaaaagaagcaaaaaaaatcatgaccaaaaattaacacaaactagttataaaaatgcaattcAGCATTGGCTGAATACatcggtgcatacttcataccaacggttttaaattacaacactaaattttaaattttgaaacgatTGATATCGATGTTATAGCCATACTGGCCGCACGGTACTGCAGACTATATGCAGATCGACAATCTATAcctttaatacatacatttataataaacaagccgataacgaaaacaataataatctaatataaacatttagtccGCATTttgggtttttacatttcttataaattcaattttttattattactatagtagcATAACAAACATACAAATTCTACAgctgaaataactaaaaaagagcaaaaaaaaagctgaaaaaaaggaaaataaattggtttatttggaatcaaaATGGCatgaaacgaatttatgaataaaaattagatttctatcttatatatataaaaaagcatattatactttaaaaaccaagtactaatatactaattatgatcattttctatattacatacatactataatgtaattttaaaaatatttggtttcatttttatgcactttgaaattttcattttctttttataaatatataaaaaaaatttgataacattttagtgTTGGGTAAAAtgcttcaaaatttaattcgaagttacttgtaaataatagttcattttccaataaaaaactatttaaaatgtatagacaatgtcttttttttaaatatttaaatttagaattacgACAAAATCTcgaaaatgttcaaattattttgacataaatattcagtttttcctatttttattttagttaaatagtttatttttattaacgtcgataaaaaaattacatatgttTGATGggtcaaaaaatttaaaaacataatttaagatactataaataaaatgtaggtaggttataaacatattagacaaaatttatttaaaagcatttgaaattcaaattttgacaaaataacatattttaattatgaattatgatgttCATTGTTTGGTAGTttggttataattaaaaatctttattcatttttaaatattaaaaaattttatgtaaagcCGTATTCTCGACTATTTTACCTTTAAATGtgatattaagttaatttactcTAATGTTCAACACAACAGagcaaaaattatgttaaatggaTTATTCTAACTTAAAGTCTGCTATTATGCATTACCAAGACGGAAATAACACAATTATGCGACAATAAAACCCTTCcagtcttttatttattaattatattactatattgtacttttattGCCTATACACCTTGCCGTagaaaactttattaattgattgacaataatattaatattatattacatgtgCCTTAATCAAGTGTAGGTAacgtattttgttataatatgctacttttacatttttattttaagaattttaattcaactattttattacaatatgataCTATGCTCATAGCCGTGTTTATGTGTGTAGATGATAAGTGTTTTCTAAGAAAACCAAAAACCATTATAGTTTATCAATAGGGTTGTATTGttacttatttacttaaaatttacattactaatattgaaatacaaaataatatatatatatatttgtagtaGAGTAACATCATTAAGATGTGTCCTTTAcagttatatgatattaattatagcatATCGTTAGTACAATAAATACTGTtcgttttatgattttaattgttaagtttAATACCAGAcagtttaattgaattattgagaGTACATTTTTACCGGCTTTTAAgtgaaaattaacatattataataatatttatcattataataaaaacactacCTAGCTATATATACGATGATTACAAATCATGTTTATAACACTAAGTacgattattaataagtaataactaatacatatgaatgtttattcttaaatgaaacgtaattaattgttatgtaataagaacaattaaaaagaaatttaatataattataaaaatgaatgtaacataataatatatattaatattatatcaaaattaataagtataattcaaTTGTATGGGTTATACAActgcaattaaatattttttttcttattcaataagtttaatttCTCGTAATCttagtatacatacatagcaatattttttaatacaaacaaacgttagattataatatttttcccttttgtatttaaatataaaataataaatgtttattcaaCGTTGTGAGTCCACggatgacatattataatgtaatacatattttaaggatattatttttattatgtatagtttaaagttttagtgtaatatgaaaattaaatttatatggatTACTAAAGGTTAAAACGATTTAACTACAgacataattagtttttaattaaatagaggTGACCTCtataactgtaataaaaatctgattgatttaaataaaaacacaagattttataattttgtaagtaCATTAATTGTTGAACACAATGTtcacctataataaaataaattttttttttcaacatttcataaaacagatgaaagatttttattatatcataaaattgacACTAGgactagattaaaataaagaaaacaatataatgtgtaaatgCTGGCCTTATAGTACAACCTATTTAAACCGAATGCCACAACTAATAAAATTCTCagcgttttaaatttaacgtagGATGCCATCAAGATGTCTCactttgattttaaatcaGAACTAGAGAATAATGTcaaaaggttaaaaaaaattaatttattgaaataaaaattaacaaccatttttattaaaaatgtaacttatgcatgatcatattataaagttgttatcaaaactatttttttttaaaaaaggaaaagttttttaaaacaatattaacataatattatatcgtatataataatataagtaattatatttttaaatataatataggtattacatttatctaacgtaaattatttattagtatttttttttcatacaatttatattttattgaataagatttcaataataattaatcaactcttatttaaaaataaaggaagttataaaataatttccaatattcaaaaatattaaatattaaaataatactttaaaatattttcaacttataGATTACAATTACTTATCCTTCGTTTCCATTtcacaacaaaaaatacacgtaataattaaataaataaaacgtactGTATGtctgtatttaagtatttcgtataagtattaactatataaactataaaatcctGGAGAAAGAGTTATAGTAGgagtatatagttattataatatatattgtacaaaatataagtaatcaaaaaaatcattaaaaatgtcagATATCTTTATAAAcactaatttcattaattttaaaaattattataaaataactatttaatttgtttaaaagtgatttttgaaaatttgtagGCATGTAGTAATTAAAGAATGTCTacaaagtaaaatatgaaaaaaaattatagtatttaagaaTAACGTTCTCATCTATAAAAACCACATACACTTAACCACTAAAACTACCCATAAATCTAGTCatacaaataagtaaaataataaacaaattggtttaacacatcattgtaaaactatCACGCAATAATAGTTGATttgctcaaaatctaaaaaaaaaaaaatatataatttaaaaataattattatattaacaatttacataaaatttgaaacttaCCAATTTAGTTCAAAGCTCAATgtcaaatatacttttattaattacaaccgTCTACAGAAGGTTTTCATTTTATGCCTaatgattgtattttaaatacaaacgtTTCTCAAAACGTTGTGCAATATTAGTCCTTGACTTTGACCCACAACGATCAACAATAGCATAGTACTagcgatttattttattgtgatgaCCGTCTTCctgtaaacaaataatgtgGTGAATTTGGCCTAACTACTAATTAGATGCATTTATAGATGTCGTAAATTCCGttagttatatacttaaatcatTAACAAATTTGATCGTCGATGagtaataagtttaatatttaaaacctgCACATCGCCATTTGGCATTTAGTACTTTATcactataaaaacatttaattacctTTTCAAAATCGTATTAATACAAGTGCACTTGTGGATAGAATATGCGATTACCCAGCAGACTATTACCAACAACGGACAAATTAGGCAGTTCCATGACTGATTATCTGCAACTACGAGAACATTTCActgttatataattgtatgtatataggtagtatattatacaatttaataaacattaattaataaaagaaaaacgaaTATAGTCATCATGTAAGTAGAATAATGGAAAAAGAAATTTCCTTTAAAAGTCATTCCGTTTCCGTTTTCAAAGACGTCCACAAGAATTTTATAAGGAGGCAAATAATTATCCATTATTGATAcaagttaacataatatttttttaaatatgattattttgataaatgtgtatttgtaTTCATAAACTAACcagaaaactaataaaataatattatgaaaattcacTAAGCTCGTTTATAACATAAGTAAACGTCAATAtgtacagttattatttatacccgTTAGAACCTCCATAAGTTTTCACTGTTTGTATTATCTTACTTAattttgcatataataattaatagataagtacttttatacaaatatatatatatatgttcatttctatacaatttatatcacAAATCATAATTTCGTATTATTACTGTGACAATATTAATCCAAATACTTAACAGAGAAAAAGTGTATAGAAAAAGTCCGAGAGTGGTAAGCCTCCATTCAAATGCCACTTCAACCGAACTGATTCTATTTACCTCTTCATACccgttatataaataaaactattcttcctctaaaattgttattttattaaatttatttactaaataaattcgATTTACAAATCGTATCTGTAGATGACAATCGACATACGAGTACACTGTACATCGTtgattgtataataagtatacagtTTGTATTTCGAGTTGTATTCaagtttttaatcattaaaatttttaaatcaaataaagataatgataaaatttaattatatttgaactaaattactatacataagaaataaaaagtatatcatTCGATGGAAATATaaggaaaacataatatggatATAGTATGGAGCATTTAGATtagaatacaaatattgtcGTGGTGCTAAATGCTAACAAGAgttcaaaataaactaaaaaactatttattgaattaccaTCTGAAGAATTGATAAAAAGATTCAAAGATCATCAATAGttgtactttataataaagtataaaatataaattagatgaTACATATGTGTTATATTGGAGCCAAGTTgagctttaaatatttaagaaaggGTCTATAACCAATAATTcactatactaaaaaattatatcaagttCCACCTTCATAAAACTTTTTCATCACTTGatagtatatattacctaattagtaataattatcttttgtcttgttattatgattaaccTTGAAATGAATTCTCAAgacatagaaattaaaattgggtaattttacaaaacaaaagacggaaaaaacaataattttgaaatttgtatcatACTTGCATAATACCAAAATAAGTAGccacattatataaaaatatgaaaaatcgccgtttttattattatataatgtatataatatatatctattatattatattacttaataatttcagcactatataatcataatataatatcacgtaATTTActtcaaatgttttaaatagcttaaaatattttaattattatcaatgttttattttacttctaaacattataaatttaaaaattaaacctcttaaaaatataaaatgataatatgtattagactttaattattactagttataaatagtgataaaaaaattaagcataTTGATTGTGTATggagatttaaattttttaaattgttttaaacattttattgtgtaaaataatgtgttcattgtacaatattatttattttggtacctatacattacttaattattaatgaattaatgtaataaatattttttataattttatattgcttAAACCTAACtaaattgtttcaaatatgtattaggtTCGAGGAGTTTTAAAGTTGAATGCCTCTTAATTCAAACGTTTATAACACCCCACCTAACCCCTTCACAGgaagttaataaaatgtcaagtTATTCATTTAGTGAATTAACAAATGCGATAAAACCTATGAATGAGTAACGCAATACAAGGTCTCGAAACCTGAAATTTCTTGAAGGTATTGTATAATCCATaaacctaaatattaaaaatatatattacttatttataatacctaaattgTTGTAGGagtttatgaaaatgtaataatttttatgtaattcaaaatatgttaacttaaaaatagataGAGTGAGCTCAAAGCAGTCAAAGCATAATAGCGTAATAAAACGTTTAACCTTGCATTAAActgtcaattattaaaattaaaaagttaaaaaaataaaataaacaatactgtcactatttattaaattacgtagaggataaaaacaattataaatacaaacaaaataaagaacaAATCGGAGGCACTctattaaatgtttcaaatgtgcCGTTTAGACAGATCGCAGATGACTATAATTTGAGAatctatttcaaataattgtaacTCGCATTAGTAAACTattcgtaatattatgattacatttttaaaagtttatactgATACATAACACTGTAGAGTAGAC
Protein-coding regions in this window:
- the LOC114120048 gene encoding DNA polymerase interacting tetratricopeptide repeat-containing, protein of 47 kDa isoform X2, with translation MEKHPFFMTKPPEPEDQPSPLVEGLQNLRYDPDDNTPEELATKHKDDGNFNFKCRKYKLAILSYQEGLKLDFQNDELRAQMFNNMSASHYFLKNFRSSLTAAEQALKLKADYEKTILRAINCCVQLKEFDKCSNFCDKYLELVPGDDNVIKIKKEAFKSKKIAEMEKRKAMKIQKQKEADHTKLLLELNKRKLNIVGKSGPIKELTIFDPSVPGLVKPVHLVGDFLVWPVVFLYPEYKTSDMIQEFNETTILYTHLVEIFAERPEWDVEGKYNADSVNVYFESVDEYKSGTKVTKIDPKTCSLFEALTVLRCPIEKGTPVFLVFFAGGQFEKEFLEEVP
- the LOC114120048 gene encoding DNA polymerase interacting tetratricopeptide repeat-containing, protein of 47 kDa isoform X1, coding for MENILKGTGDSKQPMTDEERAELASHLDKDLDNFIDNLQKTPYKDGWKEETWREEMEKHPFFMTKPPEPEDQPSPLVEGLQNLRYDPDDNTPEELATKHKDDGNFNFKCRKYKLAILSYQEGLKLDFQNDELRAQMFNNMSASHYFLKNFRSSLTAAEQALKLKADYEKTILRAINCCVQLKEFDKCSNFCDKYLELVPGDDNVIKIKKEAFKSKKIAEMEKRKAMKIQKQKEADHTKLLLELNKRKLNIVGKSGPIKELTIFDPSVPGLVKPVHLVGDFLVWPVVFLYPEYKTSDMIQEFNETTILYTHLVEIFAERPEWDVEGKYNADSVNVYFESVDEYKSGTKVTKIDPKTCSLFEALTVLRCPIEKGTPVFLVFFAGGQFEKEFLEEVP